The Nicotiana tabacum cultivar K326 chromosome 14, ASM71507v2, whole genome shotgun sequence genome contains a region encoding:
- the LOC107804189 gene encoding uncharacterized protein LOC107804189, which yields MVRGIGAFFMATLLMWVVSVLFFIVFNNRTELLPIVAGFIFYQSANWVVRNFPSSRNNPLFVNASVSLLHSSTTSVSVLFILANQWIIMTSSSDVTSKIFEHSQLVEHTWPYAYPALCFSCGYFAYDQLDMLLYNLYTSPSILVHHLLLLVCFTLALYKNVTINYLILTLICELHSVFLHLRKVRRMAGFRDSNSNFVKVEWVLNLTSFVVARVGCHVLITVKLIRDASKFDKGGVEFPLALFGMVGMNLLNAFLGVDLFKAYRREMNPQRSYQNHHD from the coding sequence ATGGTGAGGGGAATTGGTGCTTTTTTCATGGCCACACTTCTCATGTGGGTTGTCTCAGTGTTATTCTTTATAGTATTCAACAACCGCACCGAACTGCTTCCAATCGTTGCGGGTTTCATATTCTACCAATCAGCCAATTGGGTCGTCCGCAATTTCCCATCCTCTCGTAATAATCCACTCTTCGTTAACGCCTCTGTATCTCTCCTCCACTCCTCCACTACCTCTGTTTCGGTACTCTTCATTTTAGCCAATCAATGGATAATTATGACGTCATCAAGTGACGTAACTAGTAAGATATTTGAGCACTCACAACTTGTTGAGCACACTTGGCCATATGCATATCCAGCTTTGTGCTTTTCATGTGGTTATTTTGCTTATGACCAATTGGATATGCTTCTCTATAATCTATATACTAGCCCTTCCATTTTAGTGCATCATTTGTTGCTACTTGTCTGCTTCACACTTGCCTTGTATAAAAATGTGACGATTAATTACCTTATTCTGACTCTAATTTGTGAGCTGCATTCTGTGTTTTTACATCTGCGTAAAGTGCGGCGAATGGCTGGTTTTCGTGATTCGAATAGTAATTTTGTGAAGGTAGAATGGGTTCTTAATTTGACGAGTTTTGTTGTAGCAAGAGTTGGATGTCATGTTCTCATCACTGTGAAGTTGATTAGAGATGCTTCTAAGTTTGACAAGGGTGGTGTGGAGTTTCCCCTTGCACTTTTTGGTATGGTTGGGATGAACTTGCTTAATGCTTTCTTAGGAGTTGATCTCTTTAAAGCTTATAGAAGAGAGATGAATCCTCAGAGGAGTTACCAGAATCATCATGATTGA
- the LOC142168905 gene encoding uncharacterized protein LOC142168905, with protein sequence MASGSYLPIIEPEDSPVSAIPHSEYAAAEENKRLRIRMLEMWDAWSNGKELPSIIPGFPELLPRTSGTSNVHIPVTKPFILFGYPTISANFNGMPSEVRPQAPFLGVPSTLFTAPPVSTMAQPTVPRPCFEPLAFTFQVPQFQLDNAHVTPNSYPQHPQFESLIEHERAMRNPEQEEMVRKMKILEQSLKNIQGLNGQKSVSYSDLCMFPHVHLPVGFKMPKFEKYDGHGDPISHLKRYCNQLRGAGGKEELLIVYFGESLTGIASEWYIDQDISHWHIWDDLA encoded by the coding sequence ATGGCCTCCGGAAGTTATCTACCAATTATTGAGCCTGAGGATAGTCCGGTATCGGCTATTCCACATTCAGAGTACGCAGCCGCTGAGGAAAATAAGAGGTTGCGCATCCGCATGTTAGAAATGTGGGACGCTTGGTCTAATGGCAAAGAACTGCCCAGTATAATCCCCGGATTTCCTGAACTACTTCCCAGGACGAGTGGAACCTCTAATGTCCACATCCCCGTGACTAAACCATTCATCCTGTTTGGGTACCCCACTATATCGGCCAATTTCAACGGTAtgccttctgaggttcgcccccaggcaccATTTTTAGGGGTACCTTCTACATTATTCACCGCACCACCAGTCTCTACTATGGCACAACCAACAGTTCCCAGGCCATGCTTCGAGCCTTTAGCTTTCACTTTTCAAGTCCCACAATTTCAGCTAGACAACGCTCATGTTACCCCAAACTCTTACCCTCAGCACCCGCAATTTGAGTCTCTTATAGAACACGAAAGAGCTATGAGAAACCCCGAGCAAGAAGAGATGGTTCGGAAGATGAAAATCCtcgaacaaagtctgaagaacataCAAGGCCTAAatggccaaaagagtgtctctTACTCCGATCTGTGCATGTTTCCTCATGTTCATTTACCCGTTGGttttaaaatgccaaaattcgaaaagtacgacgggcacggagACCCGATATCTCATTTGAAAAGATATTGCAATCAgctgagaggggcaggtggaaaagaagaacttttgattgtttatttcgGGGAGAGCTTGACGGGAATTGCGTCAGAATGGTACATAGATCAGGACATCTCCcattggcatatatgggatgacttGGCCTGA